Proteins found in one Candidatus Nitrosopelagicus brevis genomic segment:
- the pheT gene encoding phenylalanine--tRNA ligase subunit beta yields MPVVELNINRIKKLVSGNVTRKQILDVLPFLGLDIESEVGDEIRIEYSPNRPDYSTDYGIATGLQGLLGIKKGIQKTSIKKKGNFAIKVESSVTKIRPYVTGIVATNGKLDDVAIKQLMNMQEDLHFGIGRKRKKSSIGLHDADKISFPLTYTTVSRDHKFIPLNGNTEQSIDEILTNTEVGQNYGSVIESAKNVPIIFDSEQKTISFPPIINSALTTVTPNTKNILIEVTSIDKEAAEDMLSVVVSILQTAGFEFNELKISGNKNSTPQLKEKIMVYDPKFTSEIIGIDMNPSNMVACLKKCRLDASVKGKKITCTIPRYRFDIFSPMDLTEEIALGYGIAKIEPKLSASTTIGQKNDVTIKTKLLSQTAVGLGFLEAMNSSLTSKKVLYEMTKRNSSEIISVLDSKSQEHTILRDSLLPSMLDNLSKNIHESYPQKLFETGVVFSKRKPIDESINLAAVIAYKDTNYSEIKAIMQSLLKTNFKIISETKTSQNNELFTKGRHADIFVNNNKIGEIGEIDSNILENFRIRTSVVGFEIKLSGLIFD; encoded by the coding sequence TTGCCTGTTGTTGAATTAAACATCAATCGAATTAAAAAATTAGTTTCTGGAAATGTAACAAGAAAACAAATTCTTGATGTGTTGCCGTTTCTCGGTTTGGATATTGAGTCTGAAGTTGGTGATGAAATTCGAATTGAATACAGTCCAAATAGACCTGATTACTCGACTGATTATGGAATTGCGACTGGTTTACAAGGTCTACTTGGAATAAAAAAAGGAATTCAAAAAACTAGTATTAAGAAAAAAGGTAATTTTGCAATTAAAGTAGAATCTTCTGTAACAAAAATTCGACCATATGTAACGGGAATTGTTGCAACAAATGGAAAATTGGATGATGTTGCAATCAAACAATTGATGAACATGCAAGAGGATCTTCACTTTGGAATAGGAAGAAAACGAAAGAAATCTTCTATTGGATTACATGATGCAGATAAGATATCTTTTCCTCTAACATACACAACTGTATCACGAGATCATAAATTTATCCCATTAAACGGTAACACTGAACAATCAATTGATGAAATTTTAACTAATACTGAGGTTGGTCAAAATTATGGTTCTGTAATTGAAAGTGCCAAAAATGTACCTATAATATTTGATTCAGAACAAAAAACCATATCTTTTCCACCCATTATCAATTCTGCATTAACTACTGTTACACCAAACACAAAAAACATTCTCATTGAAGTAACTAGTATTGATAAAGAAGCAGCTGAAGACATGCTTTCTGTTGTAGTATCAATTCTACAAACTGCTGGATTTGAATTTAATGAATTAAAAATTTCTGGAAACAAAAACTCCACACCTCAATTAAAAGAGAAAATTATGGTCTATGATCCAAAATTTACTTCTGAGATAATTGGTATAGACATGAATCCATCAAATATGGTTGCATGTTTAAAAAAATGTAGATTAGATGCATCAGTAAAAGGTAAAAAAATTACATGTACTATTCCTAGATATCGATTTGACATCTTTAGTCCAATGGATTTGACAGAAGAAATTGCTCTTGGATACGGAATTGCAAAAATTGAACCAAAATTATCTGCATCAACAACAATTGGTCAAAAAAATGATGTAACAATTAAAACAAAATTACTTAGTCAAACTGCAGTTGGTCTTGGATTTCTTGAGGCAATGAACTCAAGTCTTACAAGTAAAAAAGTTCTATATGAAATGACAAAAAGGAATTCATCAGAAATAATTTCTGTATTAGACTCAAAAAGTCAAGAACATACAATTCTTCGTGATTCTCTTTTACCTAGTATGTTAGATAATCTTTCAAAAAATATTCATGAATCATACCCTCAAAAATTATTTGAAACTGGAGTTGTGTTTTCTAAAAGGAAACCTATTGATGAATCAATTAATCTTGCAGCCGTAATTGCATACAAGGATACAAATTATTCTGAAATTAAAGCAATAATGCAATCACTTCTCAAAACTAATTTCAAAATTATTTCAGAAACAAAAACTTCTCAAAATAATGAATTATTCACAAAAGGAAGACATGCAGATATTTTCGTTAATAATAATAAAATTGGTGAAATTGGAGAAATTGATTCTAATATATTAGAAAATTTCAGAATTAGAACTTCTGTAGTAGGTTTTGAGATAAAATTATCTGGATTAATATTTGACTAG
- a CDS encoding EVE domain-containing protein, producing MVNYWLAKQEPSGPRGYHILDLKKDKTTVWDGIHNNQALKFMRDAKKGDEIIYYHTGTERQAVGIMTITSNPYPNPKEDNKRFIVVDVKFKKLFKTPVTLDEMKLQKSFKNWELLRIMRLSFMPVPPNIWKTILKLSDK from the coding sequence ATGGTAAATTATTGGCTTGCAAAACAAGAACCAAGTGGACCTAGAGGTTATCACATTCTTGATCTAAAAAAAGATAAGACAACTGTATGGGATGGTATTCATAACAATCAAGCACTAAAGTTTATGCGAGATGCAAAAAAAGGTGATGAAATCATTTACTATCATACTGGTACTGAAAGACAAGCAGTTGGTATAATGACTATTACATCAAATCCATACCCTAATCCAAAAGAAGACAACAAAAGATTCATTGTTGTAGATGTAAAATTCAAAAAATTGTTTAAAACTCCTGTAACGCTTGACGAGATGAAACTTCAAAAAAGTTTCAAAAACTGGGAACTATTGAGAATAATGAGATTATCTTTCATGCCTGTACCCCCAAATATTTGGAAAACCATTTTAAAATTATCTGATAAATAA
- a CDS encoding Lrp/AsnC family transcriptional regulator, whose amino-acid sequence MATAYVLINCELGSEEAIISQLKNLEGVIEVHGTFGAYDILAKIESSTVEALRETITWKIRKIEKIRSTLTLMGIEGQT is encoded by the coding sequence ATGGCAACAGCATATGTACTCATTAACTGTGAGCTTGGTTCTGAGGAAGCTATCATCTCTCAGTTGAAAAATCTAGAAGGAGTAATAGAAGTTCACGGTACATTCGGTGCTTATGACATCTTGGCAAAAATTGAATCGTCAACAGTCGAAGCATTACGTGAAACAATTACCTGGAAGATTAGAAAAATAGAAAAGATTAGATCAACCCTAACCCTAATGGGCATAGAAGGTCAAACCTAA